In a genomic window of uncultured Sphaerochaeta sp.:
- a CDS encoding hexokinase: MSDIVQKTADFLSRRGVDPATVDMHQLIDMFLSEMERGLAGDEGGSLKMIPTYTEIVHALPKNEPVIVLDAGGTNFRTCLVTFDDEGVAHIEDFRKVSMPGVKEEVTAQQFFSTFADNVERLIDKSDKIGFCFSYAAAITSDHDGIPLVFSKEIKAPEVIGKPVGASLLAELARRGYDVSRKKLALLNDTVATLLAGQAAPTSNAYSGYIGFILGTGTNTAYVEQNSAIGKLNVADARSQIINIESGNFDFCPSELDRQFFDSTKQPEQYHLEKMISGAYLGPLSSLVITKAIEDGVLSQTFAARYAKLGGVNTTVMSNYLEMPYNQEYALVACCDGNTDDAIALWMIIDSIIARAAKLTAANLAATVIKSGAGTDPRHPVCINADGTTFYKTEYLKKYTEYYLHTYLQLERKRYYQFVRIDDSPTIGAAIAGLSL; this comes from the coding sequence ATGTCCGATATTGTCCAGAAGACCGCAGATTTCTTGTCCCGGCGGGGAGTAGACCCAGCCACCGTTGACATGCACCAGCTTATTGATATGTTCCTGAGTGAGATGGAACGGGGGCTTGCCGGTGATGAAGGCGGCTCTTTGAAGATGATCCCCACCTATACCGAAATCGTCCATGCCCTTCCCAAGAATGAACCGGTCATTGTCCTCGATGCGGGCGGGACCAACTTCCGCACCTGCCTTGTCACCTTCGATGACGAGGGAGTGGCCCATATCGAGGATTTCCGGAAAGTCTCCATGCCTGGGGTAAAGGAAGAGGTTACTGCCCAGCAGTTCTTCAGTACCTTTGCTGACAATGTGGAGCGCCTGATCGACAAGAGTGACAAAATCGGATTCTGCTTCTCGTACGCTGCTGCCATCACCAGCGACCATGATGGCATCCCCTTGGTGTTTTCCAAAGAGATCAAGGCTCCCGAGGTCATCGGAAAGCCTGTGGGGGCAAGCTTGCTTGCTGAGCTGGCAAGACGGGGCTACGATGTCTCACGCAAGAAGCTTGCCCTGCTCAATGACACGGTGGCAACCCTGCTTGCAGGCCAGGCGGCTCCCACCTCGAATGCCTACAGCGGCTACATCGGCTTCATCCTGGGGACCGGCACCAATACCGCCTATGTGGAGCAGAACAGCGCAATCGGAAAACTGAATGTTGCTGATGCCAGGAGCCAGATCATCAACATTGAGTCCGGAAACTTCGACTTCTGTCCCAGTGAGCTTGACCGTCAGTTCTTCGACTCCACCAAGCAGCCCGAGCAGTATCATCTGGAGAAGATGATAAGCGGAGCGTATCTCGGTCCTCTGAGCAGTCTGGTCATCACCAAGGCCATCGAGGACGGGGTGCTGAGCCAGACCTTCGCCGCTCGGTATGCCAAGCTTGGTGGGGTGAACACCACGGTGATGAGCAACTACCTTGAGATGCCGTACAACCAGGAGTATGCGCTTGTCGCTTGCTGTGACGGCAACACCGACGATGCCATCGCCCTGTGGATGATCATAGACTCCATCATTGCCCGTGCAGCCAAGCTCACTGCGGCGAATCTTGCCGCAACGGTGATCAAGAGCGGTGCAGGAACCGATCCTCGCCACCCGGTGTGCATCAATGCCGACGGAACGACGTTCTACAAGACCGAGTATCTGAAGAAGTACACCGAGTACTATCTGCATACGTATCTTCAGCTGGAGCGCAAGCGGTACTACCAGTTCGTCAGGATCGACGACTCACCAACCATTGGGGCGGCCATTGCAGGTCTGAGCCTCTAG
- a CDS encoding phosphoglucomutase gives MLVYDTLSHLPIADEQVDALAFPVPSQEALLQALSSMIVSASGWRKVFAQSGDEEDSTDQIRTVDAALTALAALALCRYLGLQAAGKDAVLEGKPVLAQSDITILVGLDARPTGRVLGDIVCRTLTSLGCKVRYLFITAAPQIMADCNLHPEEASAFFYISASHNPVGHNGFKFGSKGGVFSATEAEVLKKHFLTIVQEEDQALAYLQRLSASMPTQWYQEVLSAVRSQREQSEDRYEAFTLFTATKSKQSSEHAAFVGALAQEGQKSPLGILGELNGSARSVSIDKRFLTKLGIKVVMLNDKVGQIVHAIVPEGESLQLCQQSLESLYARDPSFRIGYVPDNDGDRGNLVYIDTSSGKAQILDAQSVFALVVLAEFSHTRLAHPSALLATVVNGPTSLRIDKIAQTFDAEVFRCEVGEANVVELAEKKRAEGYLVPILGEGSNGGNITHPAKVRDPLNTLLSLVKLLRNRDIAKLWFRANGHEVPHPITLEKVIESLPAFQTTGAFSDDGKMQVAISHQILKNRYEVLLQAEWEKRKQALAQFDIHSFAVFQTEGTESHEGMGEEHRCEPYTGGYKVVFRDKDGAITDFLWMRGSKTEPVFRVVVDAKGDDPDRYHYLLDWHRSMLATAAEA, from the coding sequence ATGCTTGTCTACGATACCCTCAGCCATCTTCCCATAGCCGATGAGCAAGTCGATGCACTTGCGTTTCCCGTGCCATCCCAAGAAGCTCTCCTGCAGGCTCTGTCATCCATGATCGTCTCAGCTTCCGGGTGGAGGAAAGTGTTTGCCCAAAGCGGTGATGAGGAGGACTCCACCGACCAGATCAGAACTGTCGACGCGGCGCTCACCGCCTTGGCAGCCTTGGCGCTCTGCCGCTACCTCGGCCTGCAGGCTGCGGGCAAGGACGCGGTGCTCGAAGGCAAGCCTGTACTTGCGCAAAGCGATATCACCATCCTTGTCGGGCTCGATGCCAGACCAACCGGAAGGGTTCTGGGAGACATTGTCTGCCGGACCCTGACCAGCCTCGGGTGCAAGGTACGCTACCTCTTCATCACGGCAGCCCCCCAGATCATGGCGGACTGCAACCTGCATCCGGAGGAAGCCTCAGCCTTCTTCTACATCAGCGCCAGCCATAATCCGGTAGGTCACAACGGGTTCAAGTTCGGCAGCAAGGGTGGTGTATTTTCCGCAACCGAAGCGGAGGTGCTTAAAAAGCACTTTCTCACGATTGTCCAGGAAGAGGACCAAGCCTTGGCCTACCTGCAAAGACTCAGCGCCTCAATGCCCACCCAATGGTACCAAGAGGTGCTCTCAGCGGTGAGGAGCCAACGCGAGCAAAGCGAAGACCGGTATGAGGCTTTCACACTGTTTACGGCAACCAAAAGCAAACAGTCGTCCGAGCATGCTGCGTTTGTGGGTGCACTCGCCCAGGAAGGGCAGAAAAGTCCACTGGGCATTTTGGGGGAGTTGAACGGAAGTGCACGGTCGGTGAGCATTGACAAGCGCTTTTTGACCAAGCTTGGCATCAAGGTAGTCATGCTCAATGACAAAGTCGGACAGATCGTTCATGCGATCGTCCCGGAGGGTGAAAGCCTCCAACTCTGCCAGCAGTCGCTGGAGAGTCTCTACGCACGCGATCCGTCGTTCAGGATCGGCTATGTTCCTGACAATGACGGCGACCGGGGAAACCTGGTGTACATCGATACGTCCAGCGGCAAAGCCCAGATACTCGACGCGCAGAGCGTCTTCGCCCTTGTGGTTCTTGCCGAGTTCTCCCATACCCGTCTTGCCCACCCGTCCGCCCTCCTGGCTACGGTGGTGAACGGTCCAACCTCGCTGAGAATCGACAAGATTGCCCAAACCTTCGATGCAGAGGTCTTCCGCTGTGAGGTTGGGGAGGCAAATGTGGTGGAACTCGCCGAGAAAAAGCGGGCAGAGGGGTATCTGGTCCCCATCCTGGGCGAAGGGTCCAACGGGGGGAACATCACTCACCCGGCAAAGGTACGCGACCCGCTGAACACCTTGCTCAGCCTGGTAAAGCTGCTGCGCAACCGTGATATCGCAAAGCTCTGGTTCCGTGCAAACGGACATGAGGTACCCCACCCGATCACCTTGGAGAAGGTCATCGAAAGTCTTCCCGCATTCCAGACCACCGGGGCTTTTTCGGATGACGGGAAAATGCAGGTTGCCATCAGCCACCAAATCCTGAAAAATCGCTACGAGGTACTCCTGCAAGCCGAGTGGGAGAAACGCAAGCAAGCGCTTGCCCAATTCGATATCCACAGCTTTGCAGTCTTTCAGACCGAAGGTACCGAAAGCCATGAGGGCATGGGGGAAGAACATCGCTGCGAGCCCTACACAGGTGGCTACAAGGTGGTTTTCAGGGACAAGGATGGCGCCATCACCGATTTTCTGTGGATGCGTGGCAGCAAGACCGAGCCGGTCTTCCGGGTGGTTGTTGATGCAAAAGGGGATGACCCTGACCGCTACCACTATCTGCTTGACTGGCATCGCTCAATGCTTGCAACTGCTGCAGAAGCCTAA
- a CDS encoding very short patch repair endonuclease: MGDCFSLETRSRIMASIKAKDTKAELLVRRHLFRHGFRYRVNDARLPGKPDIVLPKYKTVIFLHGCFWHAHQGCPHFVLPKTNSPFWEQKLARNRQRDQEVTARLLSMGYRVLVIWECELSPAKRREETLEGLLNELWQGGDA, translated from the coding sequence TTGGGTGACTGTTTTTCGCTGGAAACGCGAAGCAGGATCATGGCGAGCATCAAGGCAAAGGATACCAAGGCTGAACTGTTGGTCAGACGCCATCTGTTCCGCCATGGGTTCCGCTATCGGGTCAATGATGCTCGCTTGCCCGGCAAACCCGATATCGTGCTTCCCAAATACAAGACCGTCATTTTTCTCCACGGTTGCTTTTGGCATGCCCACCAGGGGTGTCCTCATTTCGTCTTGCCAAAGACCAATAGTCCGTTCTGGGAACAAAAGCTTGCAAGAAACAGGCAGCGGGACCAAGAAGTCACTGCGCGGTTGCTGAGTATGGGCTACCGTGTGCTGGTGATATGGGAGTGCGAGCTCTCTCCCGCCAAGCGGCGGGAGGAGACCCTGGAAGGGTTGCTCAACGAGTTGTGGCAGGGCGGTGATGCTTAG